One genomic segment of Cottoperca gobio chromosome 21, fCotGob3.1, whole genome shotgun sequence includes these proteins:
- the LOC115026648 gene encoding uncharacterized protein LOC115026648, which yields MKAVILAAGYGTRLQRDVLSDSSGRFAHLAGTAKPLLPVGRCALISHWVHALTAAGCVDCIYVVTNALYHAAFEEWASHFTNVKIVSDQTRSNDGRLGAVACLQLAVKHFNIEDHVLVIGGDTLFKEDFSLSKVKERFTDLQAKCEDSCLVLSYQCKEEETHKYGILEVDRDLHVLCMKEKPLPAETKSRRACPCFYVLSKRSLPLLDTFLEEKKESPIDEKDAPGNFVSWLILRKPVYIYEISGRFDVGNLPSYIECDLYFRERLQDAGSYMV from the exons ATGAAAGCTGTAATTCTCGCCGCTGGCTACGGAACCAGGCTCCAGAGGGATGTGCTTTCCGACAGCAGCGGGAGGTTCGCTCACCTGGCCGGGACTGCCAAGCCGCTGCTGCCGGTGGGACGGTGTGCCCTGATCTCTCACTGGGTCCATGCTCTGACCGCCGCTGGCTGTGTGGACTGCATTTATGTTGTG ACGAACGCTCTTTACCATGCTGCATTTGAAGAGTGGGCATCACATTTCACAAATGTCAAGATTGTCAGCGATCAGACGAGAAGCAATGAC GGGCGTCTTGGTGCGGTGGCCTGCCTGCAGCTTGCAGTAAAGCACTTCAACATAGAAGACCATGTCTTAGTAATTGGAGG TGACACTCTCTTCAAAGAAGATTTTAGCCTCAGTAAAGTAAAAGAGAGGTTCACTGACCTCCAGGCAAAGTGTGAGGACAGCTGTCTGGTGCTCTCGTACCAGTGCAAAGAGGAGG AAACTCATAAATACGGGATATTAGAAGTAGACCGTGATCTTCACGTCCTCTGCATGAAGGAGAAACCTCTTCCTGCTGAGACAAAGTCAAGGAGAGCA TGTCCCTGTTTCTATGTGTTATCAAAGAGAAGCCTTCCTCTGTTGGATACCTTCCTGGAGGAAAAGAAG gaGTCTCCCATTGATGAGAAAGACGCCCCGGGAAACTTTGTGTCTTGGCTCATTCTGAG gaAGCCCGTATACATCTATGAGATTTCTGGGCGTTTTGATGTTGGAAACTTGCCTTCCTATATTGAATGTGACCTTTACTTCAGAGAAAGACTTCAAGATGCTGGGTCTTACATGGTGTAG
- the asnsd1 gene encoding asparagine synthetase domain-containing protein 1, with amino-acid sequence MCGIFCLLSVSPTQFEWDKTVHEHLKRRGPNLSQDLTVGGTNPCYQCLFSAHVLHMRGLLTPQPVQDKTGNVLLWNGEIFGGLPVMTEENDTAVVSQRLSSCSSPSEILSVLSTLRGPWGFVYYQKAGDYLWFGRDFLGRRSLLWKFDAEVSALTLTSVAAHSSGPAPSAWHEVPAAGVYRIDLKVVTEAGAVTFEIYPWAHGGNDLVSSCNQTILESVPNGCTAVMNQPGLTLTAPVCPLNRAIPKSLHKEEIHPNTHSCVKDLEQLLASKEKSDETKRLIDFLSEAVRRRVQSLPFRVQDNSPVSNDHASIAILFSGGLDSMILAALADRHIPAHQPIDLLNVAFKLQVPKKQKESAKKLVKHKNKPQESKTDGADSQTSSPFDVPDRVTGRAGLKELQDLNPDRRWNFVEINVTKEELQETRQERICHLVHPLDTVLDDSIGCAVWFAARGAGFITEDSDQRPFTSSAKVILTGIGADEQLAGYSRHRVRFMMSGYEGLIQELAMELSRIPSRNLGRDDRVIGDHGKEARFPYLDEDVVSYLNSLPVWEKADLSLPRGVGEKLLLRLAAKQLGLGQSAVLPKRAMQFGSRIAKMEDNREKASDKCTRLLTE; translated from the exons ATGTGCGGCATCTTTTGTCTGTTGAGTGTGTCGCCCACTCAGTTTGAGTGGGACAAGACGGTTCATGAACATTTAAAGCGAAGAGGGCCCAACTTGAGCCAGGATCTCACAGTAGGAGGCACAAATCCCTGCTACCAGTGTTTATTCTCTGCCCATGTTCTTCACATGAGAGGCCTTCTTACCCCACAGCCAGTTCAAGACAAGACTGGAAATGTCTTGTTGTGGAACGGGGAGATTTTCGGAGGCCTCCCAGTGATGACGGAGGAGAATGACACTGCGGTCGTCTCTCAGCGGCTATCATCCTGCAGCAGCCCTTCAGAGATTCTGTCCGTCCTGTCCACTTTACGTGGACCGTGGGGGTTTGTTTACTACCAAAAGGCTGGGGACTACCTCTGGTTTGGCAGAGACTTCCTTGGTAGGCGGAGTTTGCTGTGGAAATTTGATGCGGAGGTCAGTGCCTTGACCCTGACTTCTGTGGCAGCCCACAGTTCTGGACCTGCGCCGTCTGCGTGGCACGAAGTCCCAGCAGCTGGTGTGTACCGGATTGACCTGAAGGTAGTTACAGAAGCTGGCGCTGTGACCTTTGAGATTTATCCCTGGGCTCACGGGGGAAATGATCTCGTCTCCAGCTGCAATCAAACTATATTGGAGTCTGTCCCCAACGGCTGTACTGCTGTGATGAACCAGCCGGGTCTCACGCTCACCGCACCTGTGTGCCCTCTTAATAGAGCCATCCCCAAATCATTACACAAGGAAGAAAttcatccaaacacacattccTGTGTTAAGGATCTGGAGCAGCTGCTCGCAAGCAAAGAGAAAAGCGATGAGACGAAGCGTCTTATTGATTTTCTCAGCGAGGCAGTAAGGCGACGTGTTCAGTCTCTGCCGTTCCGGGTACAAGACAATTCCCCCGTGTCTAATGACCATGCTAGTATTGCAATACTTTTTTCAGGAGGACTTGATTCAATGATCCTGGCCGCCTTAGCAGATCGTCATATACCTGCTCATCAACCGATAGACCTTCTCAATGTAGCGTTCAAACTACAGGTgccaaagaaacagaaagagtcTGCAAAGAAACTCGTAAAgcacaaaaataaaccccaagAGTCTAAAACTGATGGAGCTGATTCCCAAACATCCAGCCCCTTTGATGTTCCCGACAGAGTCACCGGGAGAGCCGGTCTCAAGGAATTACAAGACTTGAACCCTGATAGGAGGTGGAATTTTGTTGAAATCAATGTAACgaaggaggagctgcaggaaaCCCGCCAGGAGCGCATTTGTCATTTGGTGCATCCACTGGACACGGTGCTCGATGACAGTATTGGATGTGCCGTGTGGTTTGCAGCACGAGGGGCGGGGTTCATCACAGAGGACAGTGACCAGAGGCCCTTCACATCATCAGCAAAG GTCATTTTGACAGGAATTGGCGCTGACGAGCAGCTAGCAGGTTACTCCAGACACAGAGTCCGATTTATGATGTCTGGATACGAGGGACTGATCCAGGAACTGGCCATGGAGCTGAGCAGGATCCCTTCCAGGAATTTGGGCAGAGATGACAGAGTGATAGGGGACCATGGGAAAGAGGCTAG ATTTCCCTACTTGGACGAGGACGTGGTGAGCTACTTGAATTCTCTGCCCGTGTGGGAGAAGGCCGACCTGTCACTTCCTCGAGGTGTCGGGGAGAAACTCCTCCTGAGACTGGCAGCGAAGCAGCTGGGCCTCGGACAATCTGCAGTCCTGCCCAAGAGAGCCATGCAGTTTGGCTCCCGCATCGCCAAGATGGAGGACAACCGTGAGAAGGCCTCCGACAAATGCACAAGACTCCTCACCGAGTAG
- the asdurf gene encoding ASDURF protein encodes MSSKSRDNDDHFESVLKEELNKKIKEQKVVVDELSNLKKNRKVYIQQRNSNIFFLADRGQTLGSCKKELDNMKKDLQDM; translated from the exons ATGTCGTCGAAAAGTCGGGATAACGACGATCATTTTGAGTCTGTACTTAAAGAGGAACTGAACAAAAAG ATCAAGGAGCAGAAGGTTGTCGTGGACGAGCTCTCCAATCTGAAGAAAAACAGG AAAGTCTACATTCAGCAGAGGAACAGTAACATATTCTTCCTAGCAGACAGAGGCCAGACACTGGGGTCATGCAAAA AGGAACTGGATAACATGAAAAAGGATCTGCAGGACATGTAA
- the slc40a1 gene encoding solute carrier family 40 member 1: MDNSGPKKTCCESVRDFFTSAKFLIYMGHALSTWGDRMWNFAVAVFLVELYGNSLLLTAVYGLVVAGSVLLLGAIIGDWVDKNPRLKVAQTSLLVQNSCVIVCGILLMVVFQFKEQLVELYNGWILTICYILVITIANIANLASTATSITIQRDWVVVVAGQDSSTLADMNATVRIIDQLTNILAPMLVGQIMAFGSHFIGCGFISGWNLCSMCLEYALLWKVYQKTPALAMKGGQKEQQQELKQLSPVKDLENGQSPEESSQPLMNDSSVVAKPDSPKQHGCCYQMSEPLRTLKAGWVAYYNQNIFLAGMSLAFLYMTVLGFDCITTGYAYTQGLNGSVLSLLMGASAVAGICGTVAFTWVRKKCGLILTGFISGTAQLSCLMLCVVSVFAPGSPFDLSVSPFQDLYTHLIGEKALPEADHSLTSIFTGVNATTLAPAEELPPLQSYMSVSLLFAGVIAARLGLWSFDLTVTQLIQENVIESERGVINGVQNSMNYLLDLLHFIMVILAPNPEAFGLLVIISVSFVAMGHIMYFGFAFKSLGNRLFLCCSPEQKETADSPPLPTTV; encoded by the exons ATGGATAACTCAGGACCTAAGAAGACATGCTGTG AATCTGTCCGAGACTTCTTCACTTCAGCTAAATTCCTTATTTACATGGGACATGCCCTGTCAACATGG GGGGACCGAATGTGGAACTTTGCCGTGGCTGTTTTCTTGGTGGAGTTGTATGGGAACAGCCTGCTGCTCACGGCCGTATACGGGCTGGTGGTGGCCGGCTCCGTGCTGCTGCTGGGGGCCATCATCGGGGACTGGGTGGACAAAAATCCCAGACTCAAAG TGGCCCAGACTTCGCTGCTCGTCCAGAACAGTTGCGTCATCGTGTGTGGGATCCTCCTCATGGTTGTTTTCCAGTTCAAAGAACAGCTTGTGGAGCTTTACAATGGATGGATTCTG accATCTGCTACATTCTGGTGATCACCATCGCCAACATCGCAAACCTAGCCAGTACGGCTACATCCATCACCATCCAGAGGGACTGGGTGGTGGTCGTGGCCGGTCAGGACAGCAGCACGTTGGCAG ATATGAATGCCACAGTGCGGATAATCGACCAGCTGACCAACATCCTGGCTCCCATGCTGGTGGGTCAGATAATGGCCTTCGGCTCCCATTTCATTGGCTGCGGCTTCATCTCTGGCTGGAACCTGTGCTCCATGTGTCTGGAGTACGCGCTGCTATGGAAGGTCTACCAGAAGACGCCGGCGTTGGCCATGAAAGGCGGCCAGAAGGAGCAGCAACAGGAGCTCAAACAGCTCAGCCCCGTGAAAG ACTTGGAGAACGGCCAGAGTCCTGAGGAGTCCTCTCAGCCGCTGATGAATGATAGTTCAGTCGTGGCCAAGCCCGACTCTCCCAAGCAGCACGGCTGTTGCTACCAGATGAGTGAACCCCTGCGCACCTTGAAGGCCGGCTGGGTGGCCTACTACAACCAGAACATCTTCCTCGCCGGCATGTCTCTGGCTTTCCTCTACATGACGGTGCTGGGCTTTGACTGCATCACCACGGGTTACGCCTACACGCAGGGCCTCAACGGCTCGGTGCTCAGCCTGCTGATGGGGGCCTCGGCCGTGGCGGGCATCTGCGGCACCGTTGCCTTCACTTGGGTTCGCAAGAAGTGTGGCCTGATCCTCACAGGCTTCATTTCAGGCACAGCCCAGCTTTCCTGCCTcatgctgtgtgttgtgtctgtcttCGCTCCCGGGAGCCCCTTCGACCTCAGCGTCTCGCCCTTCCAGGACCTTTACACCCACCTGATCGGAGAGAAGGCGCTGCCCGAGGCCGACCACAGCCTCACCAGCATCTTCACCGGTGTAAACGCCACTACTTTGGCACCAGCTGAAGAGTTGCCGCCCCTGCAGTCCTACATGTCTGTTAGTCTGCTGTTTGCTGGGGTCATTGCTGCTAGACTTG GCCTGTGGTCTTTTGACCTGACAGTGACCCAGCTCATCCAGGAGAATGTGATCGAGTCGGAGCGCGGTGTGATCAACGGCGTCCAGAACTCCATGAATTACCTCTTAGACCTGCTGCACTTCATCATGGTGATTCTGGCTCCGAACCCAGAGGCCTTTGGCCTGCTCGTCATCATCTCTGTGTCTTTCGTGGCCATGGGTCACATCATGTACTTTGGATTTGCCTTCAAGAGCCTGGGCAACCgcctcttcctctgctgctcgcCGGAGCAGAAGGAGACGGCGGATAGCCCCCCACTTCCGACCACCGTCTAA
- the wdr75 gene encoding WD repeat-containing protein 75, which translates to MVEHGDIRVVHRGGSKINFREPVITNDSRFLLCVSGECVKVFSTSTEECVHDLRGHTDLVTGVLLKPSNHLQVYSCSADGTVRLWDFTDGILIKTYTIGYPVYSIYASANHEGVIFIVTHTLSDKRSELFQLVAVHLPQSGDQLVEAGELSAVLNDVSSNPSSIVFGKGGEYIASAKGLQLEVFFFKKQKSYRFSLKEDNKKGGKNTFTCVACHQKDDCIATGHEDGKIRLWRNFNHKKEYTYSTLHWHHSAVSSLCFTPEGTNLLSGGLESVLVQWRYNQESQRDFLPRLGSAITHIAVSPDGALFCTSHSDNKITIIQSCVKVSAVIQGLVKGESVRTDLMVDPRSKSLVLNGKPGHLQFYSLQRDKLLYNLDIVQQEYIHESGLEQFEVVKAAFDASGNWLATVEERKQKVAELEFNLKLWAFDEQTQSFVLNTTISAPHEARITAMCFCQATDSPTTMLVSTSKDGHFKAWQLTAPAHTEDEGPSWSCDFVGAYHGLVPECCCFSADGSLLAVSFQEVVTVWSPTSWELLTTLSQPPKAIRDLCFGRLSCSKYLLGTTASDLLCCWNLLTCSLEWSTSMDVSLLLADPLTENMAAFCCQAGSTDLFVFKPSEPRPVFSLKAVCSGKVTRAIFAPREQMLECCEESSQWLNCSQLYFLTQYMDLMTFTTKAEEDRLMASSKQLVIDGSVAMTPFYLLLGKHRQQENEDPLSDLSAERTAPLQSSAALKELLQTPAHVLPSTAFLCSIFVQSLLISVTDAREENKQAEEEMDSEKEEEDSDEELEYSNPRPEQALVGESAAPALTKVQLRELRRVKKLDHSWLAGLLHS; encoded by the exons gttCCTGCTGTGCGTCTCAGGAGAGTGTGTGAAGGTGTTCAGCACCTCCACAGAGGAGTGTGTCCACGACCTGCGGGGACACACCGACCTGGTGACCGGTGTGCTGCTCAAACCCTCCAACCACCTGCAG GTCTACTCTTGCTCAGCAGATGGCACTGTCAGACTTTGGGACTTCACAGATGGCATCCTTATTAAG ACTTACACCATTGGATACCCGGTTTACTCCATCTACGCATCGGCAAACCATGAAGGAGTCATCTTTATTGTTACTCACACACTAAGTGACAAAAGATCTG aGCTGTTCCAGCTGGTTGCAGTGCATCTTCCTCAGAGTGGAGATCAGCTGGTGGAGGCTGGAGAACTTTCTGCAGTGCTCAACGACGTCAGCTCCAACCCATCGTCCATCGTATTCGGCAAAGGG GGGGAATATATTGCGTCAGCTAAAGGTTTGCAGCTGGAGGTCTTCTTCTTTAAGAAGCAGAAGTCATACAG GTTTTCCCTCAAAGAAGACAACAAAAAGGGAGGCAAGAACACCTTCACGTGCGTCGCCTGTCACCAAAAGGATGACTGCATTGCCACCGGGCATGAAGACGGCAAGATTCGCTTGTG GAGAAACTTCAACCACAAGAAGGAGTACACATACTCCACCCTGCACTGGCACCACAGTGCTGTCAGCTCACTGTGCTTCACCCCAGAAG GCACCAACCTGCTGAGTGGAGGCTTGGAGTCTGTGCTCGTCCAGTGGCGATACAACCAAGAGAGCCAGCGAGACTTCCTTCCCCGCTTGGGTTCAGCCATCACACACATTGCTGTCTCACCTGATGGAGCACTGTTCTGTACCTCACACAGTGACAACA AGATTACGATCATCCAGAGTTGTGTTAAAGTGTCTGCTGTCATTCAGGGCCTGGTCAAAG GAGAAAGTGTCAGGACAGACTTGATGGTGGACCCACGCAGCAAATCCCTGGTGCTGAACGGGAAACCAGGCCACCTGCAGTTTTACTCCCTCCAAAGAGACAAACTGCTGTACAAT CTGGACATAGTGCAGCAGGAGTACATTCATGAGTCGGGCTTGGAGCAGTTTGAGGTGGTCAAGGCGGCCTTTGATGCCTCTGGCAACTGGCTGGCAACagtggaagaaagaaaacagaaagtcgCTGAGCTGGAGTTTAACTTGAAACTGTGGGCATTTGATGAACAAACACAGAG TTTTGTGCTGAACACGACCATCTCGGCCCCCCACGAGGCCCGGATTACAGCCATGTGCTTTTGCCAAGCCACCGACAGCCCGACCACCATGCTGGTCTCCACCAGCAAGGACGGACACTTCAAAGCCTGGCAGCTGACCGCACCAGCCCACACGGAGG ATGAAGGTCCTTCCTGGTCGTGTGATTTCGTCGGCGCCTATCACGGCCTGGTGCCCGAGTGCTGCTGTTTCTCAGCCGATGGTTCTCTGCTGGCCGTCAGCTTTCAGGAGGTGGTGACTGTGTGGAGCCCCACTTCCTGGGAGCTCCTGACAACTCTGTCTCAGCCTCCAAAAGCCATCAG GGATCTTTGTTTTGGGCGCCTAAGCTGTTCAAAGTATCTGCTGGGAACCACCGCCAGCGACTTGCTCTGCTGCTGGAACCTTCTCACCTGCTCAT TGGAGTGGAGCACCTCGATGGACGTCAGCCTGCTGCTGGCTGACCCCCTCACTGAGAATATGGCTGCCTTCTGCTGTCAGGCTGGAAGCACCGACT tgtttgtgtttaagcCCAGTGAGCCTCGGCCCGTGTTTTCCCTTAAGGCCGTGTGCTCAGGGAAGGTGACTCGCGCCATCTTCGCCCCAAGGGAGCAGATGCTGGAGTGCTGTGAGGAGAGCAGCCAGTGGCTCAACTGCTCCCAGCTCTACTTCCTCACTCAGTACATG GACCTCATGACATTCACCACAAAGGcggaggaagaccgactgatgGCGTCCAGCAAACAG cTTGTAATCGATGGCAGTGTTGCCATGACGCCGTTCTACCTGTTGCTGGGGAAACACCGGCAACAGGAAAATGAAGACCCACTGAGCGACCTGTCCGCTGAGAGGACCGCTCCGCTGCAGAGCTCTGCGGCTCTGAAAGAG CTCCTGCAGACCCCGGCTCACGTCTTGCCCTCCACGGCTTTCCTCTGCTCAATATTTGTACAGTCTCTGCTCATCTCCGTCACAGACGCCAG ggaggaaaataaacaaGCAGAGGAGGAAATGGATAgcgagaaagaggaagaggattcAGACGAGGAATTGGAATACAGCAACCCGAGACCCGAGCAGGCGCTGGTGGGAGAGTCCGCAGCCCCCGCTCTGACTAAAGTCCAGCTCAGGGAACTGAGGAGGGTCAAGAAACTGGACCACAGCTGGCTCGCGGGCCTCCTGCACTCGTGA